In Desulfoferula mesophila, the genomic window GCAGCTCAGCCCCGAGGCCCGCACCCTGATGCTCAACTACAGCTATCCCGGCAACGTGCGGGAGCTGGAGAACATCGTGGAGCGGGTGCTGATTCTCAGCCCCGGCGAGGAGGTGCGGCCCGAGGATCTGCCCGGCGAGGTGCGCAAGCTCCAGGACCACGACCAAAACCTGGACTGGGAGCAAGGGTTCGACCTGCGCCAGCGGTTGCGCGATCTCGAGTTGGAGTGGATTCGCGAAGCCCTGCGGCGTTTGGGCACGCAGCGCAAGGTGGCCGAGCATCTGCGGGTGAGCCAATCGACCATCGCCCGGCGCCTGCAAGAGGAAGAAGAAGCTTTGATTCAATAACGGCGATTTGATTCAAATATGCATATTGTAAGCGTGACCAATAAACCAGCGTTTAATATTATCGTAAATGATTACCTACCGTGTGGTCTGAGGGTTTAGGCCTGATATAACAACCTGTTATACATTTTTGTCGTGTCCGGTAGCGCTTCTCATGGGCTGACGATGCTTTCCCTGTTGGGGCCGCCTTTGATGCAAGACCGCAACGTAATGCCGGGATAGGGTCTAATCGCCCCTCCGCCGCTCCTTAGCGTTTCATAGCTCCTTGGCCGGTAACTACTAAAAGATTAAATAAAACAGTCTGTTAGTTTTATGCGGTCACTATGTGTCTCTGGTTGGCACGGTTATCGCTATCAAACGGGGCATGGAACCGCTGATTCCAAAGGAGATCGAGAAGTACCTGGACAGACGTCTGTCTCATCTTATCTCTCGCCTGGACCGTCCCGGGCTGCAAAGGCGCATCAAGGATCACCTCACCCAGTTGGAGGTGGACATCACCCAGGAAAGCATCATTTACGATGCGCTGGGGGTGCGCTGGTCGATTTTTTCCCTGCGAACCGAAAGCGCTCGCCCCTTGGTGGTGGAGCTGATCGAGCATGGATTTCCCCCGGATATCCGCGGCATAGACGCACAACCCCAGCGGGACAAGGAAAAACCGGCGCCTTCAGCGCCATGGAGAGGCCGATGAGGCCGGGAGCGAAGCCGGGTAGCCGCTTGGTTGGGCGGCCGCGGTGTTTGCCCGGCCAAGGGAAAAATTCTGGGCTTGCCGATTGGGTGGGCCTGAATGGTTACTTAATCCACAGGGAGGTACAAGGATATGAAAATGCATAAATTTGGAACCCGCGCGTTGGTGGTCATGTTGGCCACGGCCGCTTTGCTGGTGGGCGGCACCATGGCCCTGGCCAAGGACGCCGGGCAGTGGTGGCCGGTAAAGGTCAACGCCTATTACGGTAAATACGACGTCAAGATGAAAAAGCCCGGCCGCCCCTGCGGCAGCCTGGAAGGCCCCAAGGTGCAGGACTGGGTTCCCCCCATGAAGGCCAAAAAGCCCTACACCATCGGCGTGTCCTTCCCCCACCTCAAGGATCCCTATTGGCTGGCCGTCAACTACGGCATCGTCAGCGAGGCCAAGCGCCTGGGCGTGGGCATCAACCTGGTGGCCGCCGGCGGCTATACCGAGTTGGCCAAGCAGGTTAACCAGGTGGAAAACCTTTCCCAGCAGGGCGTGGACGGCATCATCATCGGTTCCATCTCCTACACCGCCCTGGACCCCATGGTTAAGCAGATCACCGCCAAGGGCATTCCCGTGGTGGAGGTCATCAACGACATCCAGGCTCCCACCATCACCGCCAAGGCCATGGTTTCCTTCTATGACATGGGCTTCCACGCCGGCGAGTTCGTGATGGGCGACGCCAAGGACAAGAAGGAAGTCAACGTGGTCTTCCTGCCCGGTCCGGCGGGCAGCGGCTGGGCTCCGGACACCCTGGACGGCTTCAAGGAAGCCATCAAGAAGTTCCCCGGCAAGATCAACATCCTGGCCGTCAAGTGGGGCGACACCGGCAAGGCCGTGCAGCTCAAGCTCATCGAGAACGCCCTGCAGACCTTCCCCAAGATCGACTACCTGATCGGTAACGCCGTGGCCGCCGACGCCGCGGTGGGCCCGGTGGCCGAGCAGTCGCGCAAGGACGTCAAGATCGTGTCCACCTACATCATTCCCCCGCTCTACGACAAGATCAAAAAGGGCCAGGTGGCCGCGGCTCCTTCCGACCTGACCGTGACCCAGGGCCAGATGGCCGTGGACATGATGGTGCGTATCCTCAACGGCGAAAAGGCGGGCAAGGACTTCCCCTTCCGCGCCGGTCCCATCATCCCCACCATCACCAAGCAGACCATCGACAAGTACCCCTACGACCTGCTCTTCGGGCCGCGCTCCTTCCGGCCCGAGTTCAAGGTGGCGCCCAAGAAGTAGTGAAGCGCTCCTAACACCCCACCGTGCCCGGCGGGCGGCGACGTACCCGCCGGGCGCGGTTTCCCAAAAGTGGTGCAACATGTCCGAGCTTTTGCTTAAGGCCGAAAACATCACCAAGACCTTTCCCGGCGTGAAGGCCCTGGATAAAGTCAACTTTGATCTGCGCCCCGGCGAGGTGCATGTGTTGTTCGGGGAAAACGGCGCGGGCAAGTCCACCCTCACCAAGGTGCTGGCCGGCTCCTATCTGCCCGAAGAAGGCGCCATCTATTTGCGCGGCCAAAAGATGGATTTCAAAAACCCCTATGACGCGCGCAGCCGGGGGGTGTCGGCGGTGTACCAGGAATTCAGCCTGGTGCCCAAGCTCACGGTGCTGGAAAACCTTTTCCTGGGCCGCGAGATGACCAAGCGGGGCCTGTTGAACAAGGAGGCCATGCTCAGGCAGGCTCAGGCCTCCCTCGAGGATCTGGGATTTGACCTGGACCCCATGGCCAAGGTGGGCGGGCTCAAGCGGGCCGAACGGCAGATGGTGGAGATCACCAAGGCCTTTCAGGGAAAGATGTCGGTGTTGATCCTGGACGAGCCTACCGCGTCCCTGAGCGACAAGGAGGTTATTCGCCTTTTTGAGCTCATCGATCGCCTAAAGGGCGAGGGGGTGGGAATCATCTACATCTCCCACCGCATCGATGAATTGAAAAAGGTGGGCGACCGCATCAGCGTGCTGCGCGACGGCCGCAACGTGGCCACCCTGGACATGGCCGATGCCGACGAGGAGAAGCTAATCTCCCTCATGACCGGCCGCGATTACGAAGAGATCTTCCCGGAAATCAACACCACGCCGGGCAAGGTGGTGTTGGAGGTGCAGAACCTGGCCACCATCTCGGGACTGCACGACATCAGCTTCCAGGTGCATGAAGGCGAAATCCTGGGCATCGCCGGACTGGTGGGCGCGGGCAAGTCCCGGGTGGGGCGGGCCCTATACGGCCTGGAGAAGATCACCGGCGGCACGGTGATCATGGAAGGCTACGCCGTGGAAGATCCCTCGCCCATCAAGTCCCTCAAGAGCGGGGTGATGTATTTCCCGGCCGACCGCCACAAGGAAGGCCTGGTGCTGTGCCGCAACGTGCGCGAGAACCAGACACTGGCCTCCATCCCCCTGTTCGAGAAGAAGGGCTTCATCGACATGCGGCGCGAGGAGGGCGCGGTGCGCGGCATCGTCAAGAAGATGAACGTGCGTCCCGGCCGCATCCACAACCAGATAAACAACCTGAGCGGCGGCAATCAACAGAAGGTCATGCTGAGCCGCGGCCTGACCCGCGACGTCAAGCTGTTCGTCTTCGACGAGGCCTCCTGCGGCATCGACGTGGGGGCCAAGCACGACGTTTACATGTTCCTCAAGGAGCAGGCCGAGCGCGGCGCGGCGGTTATCTTCATCTCCTCGGAGCTGCCCGAGGTGCTGCACCTGAGCCACAACATCCTGGTCATGCACGCCGGCACCGTGGCTAAAACCATGCCCGGCAAGGGGGCCAGCGAGGAAGACGTGCTCAGCGCCTGTTTCGGCTATGAGTACGATGAAATCTGCCACAACGGTCACGGCGCCCCTGCTCACGGCTCCGGGCCCAACGCCATCGAGAGGTAATGTCTTGGACTGGCTAAAACGCATATTCATCAAGGTGGGGGTGCTCCCCTTCCTTCTGGTGGCTTTGGTCATCTTGTTCAGTTTGGCCGAGCATCGCTTCATGTCCCTGTCCAACCTGCTCAACGTGGGCCGCCAGACCACCTATCTGGCCATCGTCACGGCCGGTCAGATGCTGACCATCCTGTGCGCGGGCTTCGACCTCTCGGTGGGCTCGTCGGTGGCGCTCACCAGCATCATCACCGCCATGGTCGTGGTGTCGGTGGCCGACCCCACCACCGCCCTGATCCTGGGCATCCTGGCCGGCGTGGGCACCGCCACCCTGGTGGGCCTGGCCAACGGCATCACCATCGCCGTGTTCAGGGTCTCGCCTTTCGTGGTGACTCTGGGTATGCTTTCGGTGGCCCACGGCCTGGCCCTGCTGATCAGCAGCGGCGTGCCCATCTTCAACCTGCCGCCGGAGCTCAACGACATCTTCGGCATGGGCATGCTGTGGGGCATTCCGGTGCCGGTCATCGTGGCCGCGGCCATAGTGGGGCTCATCTGGCTGTTGCTCAGCCGCACCAGGGTGGGCCGCTATTTTTACGCCTTGGGCGGCAACCGCGAGGCGGCCCGCCTGTCGGGCATCGCGGTGCGCAAGTACACCGCGTTGGCCTATGTGCTTTGCGGCACCCTCACCGGCATCACCGGGGTGATGCTCACCGCCCGGGTGGCCTCGGGAGAGCCCAACCTGGGGGCCAACCTGCCCTTGGAATCCATCGCCGCGGCGGTCATCGGAGGGGTGAGCCTGCGCGGCGGCGAGGGTAGCATAATCGGCGCCATCTTTGGGGCCATACTCATCGTGACCATCCGCAACGGCATGGACCTGATGAACATCAGCTCGTATCTGCAGATGGTGGTCATGGGCTGCCTGCTTATCTTCGCGGTGGTCATGGACCAGTTCCGGCTCTCCATGCGGGGCCGGCAATAGAGGAGCGGAGGAAAAATCGTGAACATTGACCTCAACGCCGACATGGGAGAATCCTTCGGCATGTACAAGCTCGGCAACGACGCCGAGTTCATGAAATACATAACCAGCGCCAACGTGGCCTGCGGTTTCCACGCCGGGGACCCCTCGGTGATGAAGGCCACCGTGGCCCTGGCCAAAGAGTTCGGGGTGGCGGTGGGGGCCCATCCGGGCCTGCCCGACCTGCAGGGTTTCGGCCGCCGGGAGATGAAGCTCACCCCGGCCGAGGTCTACGACATCATCGTGTACCAGGCCGGAGCCCTCAAGGGCTTCTGCGAGGCGGCGGGCCTCAGGCTGCACCACGTGAAGCCCCACGGCAGCCTCTACGGCATGGTGCACCGCGACCCGGAGATGGCCGCCGCCGTGTGCCAGGCGGCCAAGGACCTGGACCCGGACCTGTACCTGTACGTGATGAAAAAGGGCGTCATCGCCGAGGAGGCGGCCAAGCTGGGGGTGCGCACCGTGTTCGAGCTCTACTCGGACCTTAGCTACGACCCCGAGGGCAACCTGGTGATCACCCGGGCCCACGACGCCCACGACCCCGCGCAGGTGGCCCAGCGGGTGGGCAAGATGGTCACCCAGGGCAAGGTGGCCGCCACCGACGGCAGCGAGATAGCCATCGCCGGCTCCTCGGTGTGCGTGCACGGCGACACCCCCGGCGCGGATCAGATAGTCATGGCGGTGCGCCAGGCCCTGGAGGGGGCCGGGTGCGCCTTGGCCTCTCCGGAGTTGTAAAGCGCTGGCGTGCCTGGAGGGAGGCGCGCCGAGGTGAGGAGGTGACCAGTTGACGGCCAAAACCAGCAACCAGTCCCTGGGGGCGCTGCGCGAGCAGGCGGTTCCTCAGGGGCCTTTCAACAGCACGCCCTATTTCACGGACCGGGCCCTGGGGGCCGAGATATGGGACGTGGAAGGCAACCGTTTCATCGACTTCGCCGGGGGCATCGGCGTGGTCAACGTGGGCCACTGCAACCCCAAGGTGGTGGAGGCGGTAAAGGCCCAGGCCGAGCGTTTTCTGCACACCTGCTTCCACATCGTCATGTACGAGCCCTATGTGGAACTGGCCGACCGGCTCAACCGGCTCACTCCCGGTGATTTCGCCAAAAAGACCGTGCTGGTCAACAGCGGGGCCGAGTCGGTGGAAAACGCGGTCAAGGCGGCGCGCTACTACACTAAGCGCCCGGCGGTGATCGTGGCCGAGGGGGCCTTCCACGGCCGCACGCTGCTGGCCATGAGCATGACCAGCAAGGTCAAGCCCTACAAGTTCGGCTACGGGCCCTTCGCGCCCGAGATCTACCGCATGCCCTATGCCTATTGCTACCGCTGCCCCTACCACCTGAGCTACCCCTCCTGCGGGGTGGCCTGCGCCCACGGCCTGGAGGATTTCTTCATCGAGCACGTGGCCGCCGAAAACACCGCGGCGGTGGTGCTGGAGCCGGTGCTGGGCGAGGGCGGCTTCGTGGTGCCCCCGCCGGAGTACTTCAAGATCATCTCCGAAATATGCCATAAGTACGGCATACTGCTGGTGGCCGACGAGGTGCAGACCGGGGTGTGCCGCACCGGGCGCATGTTCGCCATGGAGCATTTCGGGGTGGCCGCCGACCTGACCACCGTGGCCAAGTCCATCGCCGGGGGCCTGCCCCTGGCCGGGGTGGTGGGCCGGGCCGAGATCATGGAGGCCTCCCACGTGGGCGGCCTGGGCGGCACCTACGGCGGCAACCCCGTGGCCTGCGCCGCGGCCCTGGCCGTGCTGGACTTCATCGACGAGGTGGATCTGGCCGCCCGGGCAGAGGCCATTGGCCAGCGCATCCGCGAGCGATTCGAGGAAATGGCCGGGCACTACGAGCTCATCGGCGAGGTGCGCGGCCTGGGGGCCATGATGGCCCTGGAGCTGGTGAGCGACCGCAAGGCCAAGACCCCGGCCGGCGAGGAGGCCAAGAAGCTCACCGCCTGGTGTCACCAGCACGGCTTGGTGCTGCTGTCCTGCGGCAAATACGGTAACGTCATCAGAACCCTCATGCCGCTGGTCATCAGCGACGACTTGCTGGAAGAGGGCCTGGATATATTGGAAAAGGGATTGGCCGCCGTCAGCCAAGGCTAGGGCGGCCGCAAGCGACCCGAAAGGGGGCAAAACCTATGAGCAAAGACAAATACGACGTGATTTTGGACACCATGCCGGAGACTGAATCCCGCTTGGAGATTCTGTTCCGCCAGGCGGGTGATGGCTTCATTCAGGTGGAGTACGGCCGCGAGCAGCGGGCCATGCTGCAGGACTCCTTCCGCATGCTGGCGGTGAACGACATAATCCTGGGCAAGGGCCTCCAGGGCCTCATCGAGACGGTTCCCGGCATCCGCACCAACATGCTGCACTTCGACCCCTCGGTGCTGGCGGCGGACAAGCTCATCGGCGCGGTGAAGGAAGCCGAGGACTCCATGCCCACGGTGGACGACGTGGTGCTGCCGTCGCGCTTGATCCACCTGCCTCTGGCCTTTGAGGACAGCGAGACCAAGAAGGCGGTGGCCAAGTACCTGAAGGAGGTGCGCCCCGACGCGCCCAACTGCGCCGACGGCTACAACCTGGAGTACATGGCCATGTGCAACGGGGTCACCGTGGACGAGTGCAAGAAGATGCTCTTGGGCACCGACTGGTTCAACAGCGGCGGCGGTTTCTGGCCGGGCGGCGCCTTCCTGTGGCCCACCGACCCCCGCTGCGCCGTGGTGGTGCCCAAGTACAACCCGCCGCGCACCTGGACCCCCGAGGGGGCGGCGGGCATCGGCGGCCCCTGCGTGTTCACCTACACCACTCCCACCGGCGGCGGCTACCAGCTCTTCGGCCGCACCATCCCGGTGTTCCAGTTCGCCTGCAAGCACCCCATGTTCAAGGACGGCCCCTTCCTGTATCGCAACGCCGACCGGGTGCGCTTCCACGAGGTCAGCGAAAAGGAAGTGGTGGAGATCTACGGCCACGTCCACGACAAGACCGACTACGTCTACGAGATCGAGGAAGGCGAGATCAAGGCCAAGGAATACATCGAGTGGTTCAACTCCGACGAGGTGCAACAGGGCGCGGCCCAGCTCAAGGCCAAGCAGGCCGAGGGCACCAAGAAGGCCCCCAGGCTGTAGGGAAAGGGAGCAAGGCTTATGCTGAAAATAATCAATGGCGGAATCGAGACTCTGGTGGAAGACTGGCCGGGACGGCTGGGCTACCTGGGCAAGGGCATGAGCGCCTCGGGGTCCTTTGACAACGTGGGCCTGGGCCTG contains:
- the torT gene encoding TMAO reductase system periplasmic protein TorT codes for the protein MKMHKFGTRALVVMLATAALLVGGTMALAKDAGQWWPVKVNAYYGKYDVKMKKPGRPCGSLEGPKVQDWVPPMKAKKPYTIGVSFPHLKDPYWLAVNYGIVSEAKRLGVGINLVAAGGYTELAKQVNQVENLSQQGVDGIIIGSISYTALDPMVKQITAKGIPVVEVINDIQAPTITAKAMVSFYDMGFHAGEFVMGDAKDKKEVNVVFLPGPAGSGWAPDTLDGFKEAIKKFPGKINILAVKWGDTGKAVQLKLIENALQTFPKIDYLIGNAVAADAAVGPVAEQSRKDVKIVSTYIIPPLYDKIKKGQVAAAPSDLTVTQGQMAVDMMVRILNGEKAGKDFPFRAGPIIPTITKQTIDKYPYDLLFGPRSFRPEFKVAPKK
- a CDS encoding LamB/YcsF family protein; the encoded protein is MNIDLNADMGESFGMYKLGNDAEFMKYITSANVACGFHAGDPSVMKATVALAKEFGVAVGAHPGLPDLQGFGRREMKLTPAEVYDIIVYQAGALKGFCEAAGLRLHHVKPHGSLYGMVHRDPEMAAAVCQAAKDLDPDLYLYVMKKGVIAEEAAKLGVRTVFELYSDLSYDPEGNLVITRAHDAHDPAQVAQRVGKMVTQGKVAATDGSEIAIAGSSVCVHGDTPGADQIVMAVRQALEGAGCALASPEL
- a CDS encoding sugar ABC transporter ATP-binding protein, yielding MSELLLKAENITKTFPGVKALDKVNFDLRPGEVHVLFGENGAGKSTLTKVLAGSYLPEEGAIYLRGQKMDFKNPYDARSRGVSAVYQEFSLVPKLTVLENLFLGREMTKRGLLNKEAMLRQAQASLEDLGFDLDPMAKVGGLKRAERQMVEITKAFQGKMSVLILDEPTASLSDKEVIRLFELIDRLKGEGVGIIYISHRIDELKKVGDRISVLRDGRNVATLDMADADEEKLISLMTGRDYEEIFPEINTTPGKVVLEVQNLATISGLHDISFQVHEGEILGIAGLVGAGKSRVGRALYGLEKITGGTVIMEGYAVEDPSPIKSLKSGVMYFPADRHKEGLVLCRNVRENQTLASIPLFEKKGFIDMRREEGAVRGIVKKMNVRPGRIHNQINNLSGGNQQKVMLSRGLTRDVKLFVFDEASCGIDVGAKHDVYMFLKEQAERGAAVIFISSELPEVLHLSHNILVMHAGTVAKTMPGKGASEEDVLSACFGYEYDEICHNGHGAPAHGSGPNAIER
- a CDS encoding carboxyltransferase domain-containing protein; translation: MSKDKYDVILDTMPETESRLEILFRQAGDGFIQVEYGREQRAMLQDSFRMLAVNDIILGKGLQGLIETVPGIRTNMLHFDPSVLAADKLIGAVKEAEDSMPTVDDVVLPSRLIHLPLAFEDSETKKAVAKYLKEVRPDAPNCADGYNLEYMAMCNGVTVDECKKMLLGTDWFNSGGGFWPGGAFLWPTDPRCAVVVPKYNPPRTWTPEGAAGIGGPCVFTYTTPTGGGYQLFGRTIPVFQFACKHPMFKDGPFLYRNADRVRFHEVSEKEVVEIYGHVHDKTDYVYEIEEGEIKAKEYIEWFNSDEVQQGAAQLKAKQAEGTKKAPRL
- the gabT gene encoding 4-aminobutyrate--2-oxoglutarate transaminase, coding for MTAKTSNQSLGALREQAVPQGPFNSTPYFTDRALGAEIWDVEGNRFIDFAGGIGVVNVGHCNPKVVEAVKAQAERFLHTCFHIVMYEPYVELADRLNRLTPGDFAKKTVLVNSGAESVENAVKAARYYTKRPAVIVAEGAFHGRTLLAMSMTSKVKPYKFGYGPFAPEIYRMPYAYCYRCPYHLSYPSCGVACAHGLEDFFIEHVAAENTAAVVLEPVLGEGGFVVPPPEYFKIISEICHKYGILLVADEVQTGVCRTGRMFAMEHFGVAADLTTVAKSIAGGLPLAGVVGRAEIMEASHVGGLGGTYGGNPVACAAALAVLDFIDEVDLAARAEAIGQRIRERFEEMAGHYELIGEVRGLGAMMALELVSDRKAKTPAGEEAKKLTAWCHQHGLVLLSCGKYGNVIRTLMPLVISDDLLEEGLDILEKGLAAVSQG
- a CDS encoding ABC transporter permease; this translates as MDWLKRIFIKVGVLPFLLVALVILFSLAEHRFMSLSNLLNVGRQTTYLAIVTAGQMLTILCAGFDLSVGSSVALTSIITAMVVVSVADPTTALILGILAGVGTATLVGLANGITIAVFRVSPFVVTLGMLSVAHGLALLISSGVPIFNLPPELNDIFGMGMLWGIPVPVIVAAAIVGLIWLLLSRTRVGRYFYALGGNREAARLSGIAVRKYTALAYVLCGTLTGITGVMLTARVASGEPNLGANLPLESIAAAVIGGVSLRGGEGSIIGAIFGAILIVTIRNGMDLMNISSYLQMVVMGCLLIFAVVMDQFRLSMRGRQ